GATCTGATTGAGCGGCACCGGGGGGAGTTGTGACGGGGAGGCGGGAAGCGGTGCGCGGGGGGCAGGGAAGAGAGGTGGGCTTTGGCAAACTGTTTTTTGAGCATGCCGCAGGCTGGCAGGCCGCCCTCACTGAAGCCTGGACGGCCTACTTACACGGCTCGTATCCCATTGGGGCGGTGATCGTGGATGGGGGTGGGCAGCTGCTGGCGCGGGGGCGCAACCGGCTGGGCGAGGAGCGGCGGGTGGACGGGGTCATCAGCGGGCATGATCTGGCGCACGCCGAGATCAATGCGCTGCTGAACCTGCCGGGCACGCCCCGCCCCGAGTGCCAGAGCTGGACGGTGCTGACCACGGTGGAGCCCTGCCCGCAGTGTGCCGGAGCGATTGCCATGAGCGGCCTGCGCGCGGTGGCCTACGCCGCGCCCGACCCCTGGGGCGGCTGCACCCGCCTGCTGACGGACGACGCCTACGTGCAGAAAAAAGGCATTCGGGTGGGCCGGGCCCCCGAGGCCGTGCAGCGGCTGGCCCTGCGGCTGATGGTTCACGCCATCGTGGAAGAGGGCAGGGGCGAGCGCGGCGCGGTGCTGCACAGCTTTGCGGCGGTCCACCCCGACGACGTGGCCCTGGCCGAGGCGCTGTATGGGGCCGGCACCCTGCGGGCCCTGCGGGATCGCCGCGCCCCTCTGGCCGACGCGCTGGCGGTGCTGGCGTGAGCGCGCCCCGGTTTGCCAACCTCTCGCCCGGGGCCGACCGGGTGGGCCGCGCCTGCGCCTGGATTGAGCGGGAGGACGGCTGCGTGCTGATGGTGGGCCTGGCCTGGGGCGGCTGGACCCTGCCGGGCGGCGGGGTGCACCCCGGCGAAAGCGGCGCCCAGGCGGCCATGCGCGAAGCCTGGGAGGAAGCTGGCGCCCATACTGAAGTGGCCGGCGAACCTGTCTCTCTGACCGGAGCCAGCGGCGCGGACGCCGAGTGCTGGCCGCTGCGTCTGCTCGCCCTGGACCCCAGCCCCGAAGGCCGCCCGGTGGCCTGGGTGAATCCCCGGGCATTGCCCTGGGCCGACGACGTGCAGCTGCGGCAGGTGCTGGCGGCGCGCGGCGAGCTGCCCAGTGGCCTGGACGTGCCCCCGCTGGTCGCCGCCGCCCTGAAGGAAGCCGCGCGGCTGCACATACAGGACTCGTGTTCGCTGGAAACGGGCCGCCTGCTGCGTACCCTGGCCGCCAGCAAGCCAGGCGGGCGGCTGCTGGAACTGGGCAGCGGGGTGGGCGCAGGCGCCGCGTGGGTGCTGGCTGGCATGGACCCCTCCGCGCGCCTGCTGACCGTAGAGGCCGATCCTCTGCGTGCCGAGACCGCCTGGGCCGTCCTGGCCCCCGACCCGCGCGCCCGGGTGCTGCACGGCGACTGGACCGGCGCGCTGGCTCAGGGGCCCTTTGACCTGCTGTTTGCCGATTGCCGCGCGGCCAAGGGCGAAGGCGAGGTGCTGGGTCAGCTGGTGGCCGCCCTGGCCCCTGGCGGCCTGCTGGTCATGGACGATTTCAGTCCGCCTGCACACCTGCCCGAAGCGCTGCGGGGCGGCGACCCGTTGCGCGGCGCTCTGTTCAGCCACCCGGCCCTGAATTGCAGCGAGCTGGAAGTCAGCCGCCGCGAGCGCGTGGTGCTGGGGGTGAAACGATGAGTGAGGCCCTGCCTTTCTTCCGGTACCATCCCGACCCTCTGGCCACTGGCATGATTGAACCTTTTGAAGGCGAGTGTCCCTGCTGCGCTCAGGTGCGCGGCTACCGTTACACCTCCATCCCGTTTGCAGAGGACGAGTGGCCTGACCTGTGTCCGTGGTGTATCGCGGATGGTTCGGCGCATGAGCGCCTGGAGGCTGAGTTCACAGACTCGCACGGCGTGGGAGGAGGAAGCTGGGCACCTCTTCCAGATGAGGTCAGGCAGGTCATCGTTACGCGGACGCCTGGGTTCTCAGGCTGGCAACAGGAGCGGTGGTGGACCCACTGCTCAGATGGAGCTGCCTTTCTGGGCCGAGCGGGAGCGGAAGAACTGGCCCAGTACCCCGAGTTTGCCCAGATGCTGCGTGAACAGCTGACGTTGCCGGAGGGGGAGTGGGTGCGTTTTGCCCAGACACTGAACAGGGCGGGAAGCCCCACGGCCTACCTGTTTCAATGTCTTCACTGCGGCGCGTATGGCGGGTACACCGATGCCGACTGATTCCCACCTGCAT
Above is a window of Deinococcus aquaedulcis DNA encoding:
- a CDS encoding NUDIX domain-containing protein, yielding MSAPRFANLSPGADRVGRACAWIEREDGCVLMVGLAWGGWTLPGGGVHPGESGAQAAMREAWEEAGAHTEVAGEPVSLTGASGADAECWPLRLLALDPSPEGRPVAWVNPRALPWADDVQLRQVLAARGELPSGLDVPPLVAAALKEAARLHIQDSCSLETGRLLRTLAASKPGGRLLELGSGVGAGAAWVLAGMDPSARLLTVEADPLRAETAWAVLAPDPRARVLHGDWTGALAQGPFDLLFADCRAAKGEGEVLGQLVAALAPGGLLVMDDFSPPAHLPEALRGGDPLRGALFSHPALNCSELEVSRRERVVLGVKR
- a CDS encoding CbrC family protein, whose amino-acid sequence is MSEALPFFRYHPDPLATGMIEPFEGECPCCAQVRGYRYTSIPFAEDEWPDLCPWCIADGSAHERLEAEFTDSHGVGGGSWAPLPDEVRQVIVTRTPGFSGWQQERWWTHCSDGAAFLGRAGAEELAQYPEFAQMLREQLTLPEGEWVRFAQTLNRAGSPTAYLFQCLHCGAYGGYTDAD
- a CDS encoding nucleoside deaminase, whose translation is MTGRREAVRGGQGREVGFGKLFFEHAAGWQAALTEAWTAYLHGSYPIGAVIVDGGGQLLARGRNRLGEERRVDGVISGHDLAHAEINALLNLPGTPRPECQSWTVLTTVEPCPQCAGAIAMSGLRAVAYAAPDPWGGCTRLLTDDAYVQKKGIRVGRAPEAVQRLALRLMVHAIVEEGRGERGAVLHSFAAVHPDDVALAEALYGAGTLRALRDRRAPLADALAVLA